The genomic region TGCGCGACCCCGACGGGGTACGCGGCGACGCGGCGCTGACCGCGATCGAGCCCTCGGCGCTCCCCTCGGCGCTCGGCGCCGCCGTCGACCGGGGCCGCCAGGCCGGCATCACAGTGGAGGCCGACATCGACGCGGCGATCGGCGCGCTCGACGCCGTGCGTGGCCTGGCCGTGCTGCGGCTGACCCAGGAGGCGCTCACCAACGTGGCGCGGCACGCCGGGCCGTCCGCGCGGGCCCACCTGGTGGTCGCCGTGCACGACGGGGCGGTGCACTGGGAGGTCACCGACGACGGGGGCGGGGTCGACGGCGACAGCGCGCCGACGGCGGTGCCAGCCGGCGGCGGCCACGGCATCACCGGGATGCGGGAACGCGTCGAGGTCCTCGGCGGCCTGCTGGAGGCGGGCCCGACCGGCACGGGCTGGCGGGTGCGGACCGTCCTGCCGAACACACTCCCCGAGACCGCCGCCGCGACGCCTGTCGGGTCGGCGCCCCGGACCCGCGAGGCCCCGGCCGGGTCACCGACCCCGGAGCTCGCGTGATCCGCGTCCTGCTTGTCGACGACCAGCATCTCATTCGCGCGGGGCTGCGCATGCTGTGCGACGCGCAGCCCGACATCGAGGTCGTCGGTGAGGCCGACAACGGCCGCGAGGCGGTCACCCTCGCCGCGCGGCTCATCCCCGACGTCGTCGTCATGGACCTGCGCATGCCCGGCGTCGACGGGATCACCGCGACCGGGCGGATCCTCGCCGAGCGTCCCGCCACCCGGGTGCTGGTGCTGACCACCTTCGGCGACGACGACCACCTTTATCCCGCGCTGAGCGCCGGTGCGTGCGGCTTCCTGCTCAAGGACGCGCCCCCTACCGAGCTGCTGGACGGCATCCGTCGGGCCGCCGCCGGCGACAGCCCGTTCAGCCCCGAGGTGCTGCACCGCCTCGTCCAGCGCGCCGTGCGTGCCCGCGCCGCGCCACCCCGACAGGTCCAGGGGCTGACCGCGCGCGAGCAGGACGTGCTGACACTCGTCGCCGAGGGCCTGTCCAACACCGAGATCGCCGAGCGACTCCACATCGGCGTCACCACCGTCAAGACCCACATCACGAGCCTCATGACCAAGACCGACAGCCCCAACCGCGTACGCCTGGCGCTGTTCGCGCGCGGCGCCTGAGCCTCCGGGCGCGTCCGCTACCGGCCGCAGGCGTAGCCCTGCATGCCTCTCGGGTTCGCCCCGGCGGCGAGCACACCCGTCGCGGGGTCCCGGGTCACGGCGCAGAGCCGGCCCAGACTCCACGCGTCGGCGAGCCGCACCTCGTGCCCGTACGCCCGCAGGGCCGCCACCACGTCGGCGTCGAGCCGGTCCTCCACAAGCAGGACGCCGGGCTCCGAGTCGCGGGGATAGAACGACCCGGGCAGGCTGACGGTGTGCCACGCGGGCGCGTCAATGGCCTCCTGCAGGTGCCGGCCCCCGACCAGGTGACGCAGCAGGAAGGGCACCTGCCACTGGTCCTGCTGGTCGCCGCCGGGTGTGCCGCAGGCCAGGATCGGCTCCCCGTCGCGGTGCACCATCGTCGGGCTCAGCGTGGTGCGCGGTCGGCGGCCCGGGGCCAGCGACGAGGCGAGGCCCTCCTCCAACCAGAACATCTGCAACCGACTGCCCAGCGGAAACCCGAGCTGCGGGATCGTGGGCGAACTCTGCAACCAACCCCCACTCGGCGTCGCCGAGATCATGTTGCCCCACCTGTCGACGACGTCCACGTGGCAGGTGTCGCCCCTGGTCACCCCGTCGGAGCGCACCGTCGGCTCCCCCGTCGTGGGGTCCGATGAATCGACCCGGTGGCCGACCCCGGACCGGACGTGCGCGGGCAGACGCGGCGACGCCCCGTCCGGCCGTCCCGGCCGCAGCTCGGCAGACGCGCGGTCACCGATCAGGGCCGCCCGCTCCCGCGCGTACTCCGGGGAGAGCAGCGCCGTGGCGGGCACCTCGGCGCTGTCGCCGTACCACGCCTCGCGATCGGCGAAGGCGAGCTTCAGCGCCTCCACCTGGGCGTGGATGCCGGCGGCGGTCGCCGTCTCGTACGCGCCGGTGTCGTCGAGCGCGTCGAGGGTGGCTAGCGTCTCCAGCAGCACCGGGCCCTGGCCCCAGAACCCGGTCTTCGCCACCGAGTAGCCGTGCCAGTCGAGGGTGGCAGGGGCCTCCCAGGTCGCCGAGTACGAGGCCAGGTCGTCGCCGGTGACCAGCCCGGCGTGCGCGCGCCCACTGGAGTCACGGAACGGCTGACGGCTGAACTCGTCGATCGCCTCGGCCACGAAGCCCGTACCCCAGGCGCGGCGTGCGGCCTCGATCTGCGCCTCCCGGTCGGCGCCGGCCGCCTGACCGGCCTCGACAAGTCGGCGCAGGGTCTGCGCGTACACCGGATTGGTGAACCTCTCCCCCGCGGCGGGTGGCCGGCCGCCGCGCAGCCAGAGCTGGGCGGACGTGGGCCAGTGCTCCTCGAACAGCGACCGTACGGCCGCCACCGTCGCACCCACGCTGCCCACCAGGGGGTGACCGGCGGCGGCGTAGCCGATCGCCGGTTCGAGGACGTCGGCCAGGGACATCGTGCCGTGCTCGCGCAGCAGCAGGAACCACGCGTCGACCGCGCCGGGCACTGCCGCCGCCAGCGGGCCCGCGCCCGGAATGAGATCCATGCCGAGGGACCGGAAGTGCGCGGTGGTCGCGCCGGCCGGCGCGGGACCCTGCCCGCACAGCACCTTCGGGCGAGGGTCCTGGGCGGTCGCCACGATGGCCGGCACCTCGCCCCCCGGGCCGTTGAGGTGCGGCTCGACGACGTGCAGGACGAACCCGGCGGTGACCGCGGCGTCGAAGGCGTTCCCGCCGCGTTCGAGGATCCCCATCGCGGACTGGCTGGCGAGCCAGTGCGTCGACGACACCATGCCGAAGGTTCCCTGCAACGTCGGTCGGGTGGTGAACGTCATGACAACACCTCACTCGTGTGCGCGGCCCGGAGCGTACGACGGGGGCGACGGGTCAGGGCCGGCGGGGCCGGGCGTGCAGGGCCGCCCGCAGCGCCGGACCGAAGACCCGCCGGACGTCGGTCGGTGACAGGGTGTCGATCGACCGGATCGGGTTCAGGTACCGCGTGAAGATCAACCCTCCGAGTACGCCGACGGCGGCGGTGGCGCGCTCCGTCGCGTCGGAGCCGCCGAGAAATTCAGCGATGCGGAGGCGCAGCTCACCGTCGAGGTAGTCACGCAGGGCGCGCATCGTCTCGTCGTCCCGCACCGCCATCCGGTTCTCGGCGGGCACGCCGGCGTCCCACAGACCGGTGACCGAGTCGAGCAGACGGTCGGCCAGACCGGCCTGATCGCCCCGCAGAGCCTGGTCCAGGGCGGTGGGGTCGACGCACAGCAGGTTCAGTGACTGGCTGAAGAGGCCCTGCTTGGAGCCGAAGTGATAGCTGATGAGCGCCGGATCGACCCCCGCGGCGGCGGCGACCGCCCGCACCGTCGTACCCGGGTAGCCGTGCGCGCGGAACAGGTCGCGGGCGGCCGCGGCGATGCGGGCCCGGGTATCGGGATTGCCACGGGGTCGACCTCGGGTTTTATTCAACACAGTTGAATAATGCGCTCCCGCGCTGGCACGGTCAACGCCGTCACCACCACAACGAGGAGTGCACAGATGCGTACCGTCGTCTTCGGCGCCACCGGACCCACCGGACGCCAGATCACCGAGCAGGCCCTGACCGCCGGCCACGAGGTCGTCGCGGTCACCCGCCGCCCCGACGACATCCGGCCCCGCGCCGGCCTCACCGTGATCGGCGCCGATGTCGCCGACCCCGACGCGGTCGACCGGGCCGTCGCCGGCAGCGATGCCGTCCTGTCCAGCCTGGGCGTACCGCTCAGCCCGAGACCGATAAGCGTCTACTCACGAGGCAACGCGCACATCGTCGCGGCGATGAACCGCCACCGCGTGCGGCGGCTCGTCACGGTCAGCTCCAGCGTCCTGGACCCGACCTGGCGACCCAGCGGCGAGTTCTTCTTCAACAACGTGCTGGATCCACTGTTCAACCGCCGGGTGGGCCGCACCGCCCACGAGGACATGCGCCGGATGGAGACACTCGTACGCTCCAGCGACCTGGACTGGACCATCGCCCGCCCGTCCGGCCTGTTCGACCACCCCACCACGACGCGCTACGAGGTGGCCGAGAACGTCGCGGACGGCCTGTTCACGGCACGCGCGGACCTGGCGGCGAGCATGCTGGCGCAGGTGACCGACGACCAATTCGTCCGGCGGGCGATGGCCGTGATCACCACCGAGGTCCGGCCGAGCATCGCGGGACTGCTGTGGCGGGAGGCCGTCGTCAGGAAGAAGTGACGCCGCGCGGCGCTCACCGCCCGGCAGATCCTCACGACAACCATGGCAGGGCGAGTAGGGATCTGATGCGCTCCTCGTCCGGATGAGGTGGCGCCCACCGTACGGCTGCGTGCTAGCCGCGCGCCCACTCCGGCGGCGGCAGCACGGCCAGTTGCGGTTCCCCGGAGATCGGCGCCAGCGCATTTACGACCCGGAGGTCGCCGTCCGCAGCCGCGTCCTCATCGGTCGTGACTCGGCCGCTGCTTCCGTCGGAGCTGACCAGTAGCCAACGGTCGGGATAGACGCTGCCGTCGTCGACCAGAGCCCGTACCCCGAAGGTACGCGCCAAACTGATGGCGAGATCCCGCTCGTTCTCTCCGGTGGCATCGGCGAGTTCCGTGTCACCGGTGAGAATCCAGCCGAATCCCTCGTCCTCGTCTGGCGGGGTGAACATGACCACCGGGCGTGGATCGTCCGCCGACCGGTCCTCGATCCGGCCGACGTAAACGGCGTCGGGGGCGATGCCGTAATCCTGCTGCAGATGCCGGCGCAGCGCGTCCGCGGGCAACTCGTCCTCGAAGTGAATCTGGTACAGCTCGGTTCGACCGCGTACGTGCGGCCGTTCACCTCGTACCGTTGACGGTCCGGGTAATCCCCGGCCCGGCAGGCAAGATCCCGCTCAAGCCGCCGCACCCGAGACACCACCTCGACAGCGCTGGGGGATGACGTAGCGCTGGCTCATTGGCTGTGGGTCCGTACGTGCCCTGAGCTACCAGAGGAGCAGAACGACGCCCTCTCGTCCTGGTCACGTGATACCCGCAGTATTGGGTGCAGATCATCCTTTGTGCGGGTTAGCCCGACGGGGCATCGACATCAATTGCACTCCAATAAGGTCTGTCTCCTCATTTCAGTGCGAGGAGGACGTGGATGTCAAGAATGCGGGGGGCTGCCGTCATCGCGGCGACCTTGATGACAACGACTGCAATGGTGAGCAGTC from Micromonospora lupini harbors:
- a CDS encoding response regulator produces the protein MIRVLLVDDQHLIRAGLRMLCDAQPDIEVVGEADNGREAVTLAARLIPDVVVMDLRMPGVDGITATGRILAERPATRVLVLTTFGDDDHLYPALSAGACGFLLKDAPPTELLDGIRRAAAGDSPFSPEVLHRLVQRAVRARAAPPRQVQGLTAREQDVLTLVAEGLSNTEIAERLHIGVTTVKTHITSLMTKTDSPNRVRLALFARGA
- a CDS encoding gamma-glutamyltransferase family protein gives rise to the protein MTFTTRPTLQGTFGMVSSTHWLASQSAMGILERGGNAFDAAVTAGFVLHVVEPHLNGPGGEVPAIVATAQDPRPKVLCGQGPAPAGATTAHFRSLGMDLIPGAGPLAAAVPGAVDAWFLLLREHGTMSLADVLEPAIGYAAAGHPLVGSVGATVAAVRSLFEEHWPTSAQLWLRGGRPPAAGERFTNPVYAQTLRRLVEAGQAAGADREAQIEAARRAWGTGFVAEAIDEFSRQPFRDSSGRAHAGLVTGDDLASYSATWEAPATLDWHGYSVAKTGFWGQGPVLLETLATLDALDDTGAYETATAAGIHAQVEALKLAFADREAWYGDSAEVPATALLSPEYARERAALIGDRASAELRPGRPDGASPRLPAHVRSGVGHRVDSSDPTTGEPTVRSDGVTRGDTCHVDVVDRWGNMISATPSGGWLQSSPTIPQLGFPLGSRLQMFWLEEGLASSLAPGRRPRTTLSPTMVHRDGEPILACGTPGGDQQDQWQVPFLLRHLVGGRHLQEAIDAPAWHTVSLPGSFYPRDSEPGVLLVEDRLDADVVAALRAYGHEVRLADAWSLGRLCAVTRDPATGVLAAGANPRGMQGYACGR
- a CDS encoding TetR family transcriptional regulator translates to MLNKTRGRPRGNPDTRARIAAAARDLFRAHGYPGTTVRAVAAAAGVDPALISYHFGSKQGLFSQSLNLLCVDPTALDQALRGDQAGLADRLLDSVTGLWDAGVPAENRMAVRDDETMRALRDYLDGELRLRIAEFLGGSDATERATAAVGVLGGLIFTRYLNPIRSIDTLSPTDVRRVFGPALRAALHARPRRP
- a CDS encoding NAD(P)-dependent oxidoreductase; protein product: MRTVVFGATGPTGRQITEQALTAGHEVVAVTRRPDDIRPRAGLTVIGADVADPDAVDRAVAGSDAVLSSLGVPLSPRPISVYSRGNAHIVAAMNRHRVRRLVTVSSSVLDPTWRPSGEFFFNNVLDPLFNRRVGRTAHEDMRRMETLVRSSDLDWTIARPSGLFDHPTTTRYEVAENVADGLFTARADLAASMLAQVTDDQFVRRAMAVITTEVRPSIAGLLWREAVVRKK